From the genome of Drosophila melanogaster chromosome 2L, one region includes:
- the mio gene encoding missing oocyte produces the protein MSGNTHGLSWFPHFPDKFVSWGQEIHLYEVRRKDDHSQKSRLPYISVNYLANESRYQYARCVAASYHSDQPIIAVGLADGKVGICNFRDTYDSSWEYTPRQQRMCTCLAWNELDANILAIGHDRHRNDTCITIWDIERGVPKETANFFGVGESANSICWDRNHRTVIAGMSQKMIKLFDLRQSNATCQSIQTKTVQGLSVSPNGNYLCSYVDSVITLWDPRNIKSPLRQIQSSKNHLQIAWCPTRTSLLSSLQRDSSYITLYDIRSVDTDNSGEIYHVKRQISPFPARYQHSGKFSFVNCLSWHSRDFERALLLADALNILDFRLPATLHTAHSNRRKLPLLMQRPLYTPASPTSTAATPTQQQPTSSCSTNSGSSLDFSTPGGSPFNVDLLKPELFELDLVDETRQRALEDYGIKPDNKRFGELHLTPYLRNVWSTLNNVYSEDRLTGLKATLGINLGHTSEALMASSRIESQVLQWPEGINNSNKLICYRSEQRDLALQLCGWAFEQELDRFIDQLYANKEYSRAAMICVFHLKIFHACNILSSAADNMRDPSMYRITVIALSSFNADRCSSTWRNQRSSANMQIHDPHLRAVFSFLTMEKDNFDAVLKEEGVSLSDRMAFACKYLSETKLADYVAQQIQAAIDGGDLNGLLLTGESQDGIDILQSYMDTSFDVQTVALVAINYFRQELFEDKRIQYWIASYLDHLNSWGLWEKRAELDIKIESIRPSSRSSRTVFLSCNFCGKSVSNALLDEPRPRSTTTSTNRLSSCPSCRKPLPRCSLCLMHMGTMVNMSNGETPTTTPDVPGWQTKPFSKWFSWCQTCRHGGHTEHIMQWFKQNSECPVSSCNCRCFDMDGTKPNTLRDIS, from the exons ATGAGCGGCAATACACACGGACTCAGCTGGTTTCCACATTTTCCCGACAAATTCGTATCCTGGGGCCAGGAAATCCATTTATACGAAGTGCGCCGCAAAGATGATCACAGCCAAAAAA GTCGCCTGCCTTATATATCCGTGAACTACCTCGCCAACGAGTCGCGCTATCAATATGCCCGCTGCGTGGCCGCCTCCTACCACAGTGACCAGCCCATAATTGCAGTGGGTCTGGCGGATGGCAAAGTCGGGATTTGCAACTTCCGGGACACCTACGACAGCAGCTGGGAGTACA CACCGCGTCAGCAGCGCATGTGCACCTGCCTCGCCTGGAACGAGCTGGATGCCAATATCCTGGCCATTGGACACGATCGCCATCGAAATGACACCTGCATCACCATCTGGGACATTGAGCGTGGAGTTCCCAAGGAGACGGCCAACTTCTTCGGCGTCGGCGAGTCGGCCAACTCCATTTGCTGGGATCGAAATCATCGCACGGTCATTGCGGGAATGAGCCAGAAGATGATAAAGCTGTTCGATCTGAGGC AGAGTAACGCCACCTGTCAAAGCATTCAAACAAAGACAGTGCAGGGACTTTCCGTATCCCCCAATGGCAACTATCTCTGCAGCTATGTGGACTCGGTGATCACTCTGTGGGATCCGCGAAATATCAAGAGTCCCCTCAGGCAGATTCAGTCCTCGAAAAACCATTTGCAGATCGCTTGGTGTCCGACCAGGACAAGCCTGCTTTCCTCGCTGCAACGCGATTCCTCCTACATCACTCTCTACGACATCCGGAGTGTGGACACGGACAATTCCGGAGAGATCTACCACGTAAAACGACAGATTAGCCCCTTTCCGGCTAGATACCAGCACAGTGGAAAGTTTTCGTTTGTTAATTGCCTGTCGTGGCATTCGAGGGATTTCGAGAGAGCTCTGCTTTTGGCAGATGCGCTGAACATCCTGGACTTTCGACTGCCAGCCACCTTGCACACGGCGCACAGCAATCGCCGGAAATTGCCACTTCTGATGCAGCGTCCGCTCTACACACCCGCCTCGCCGACTTCCACtgcggccacgcccactcagcAGCAGCCcacgagcagctgcagcacgAATAGCGGGAGTTCCCTGGACTTTAGCACTCCTGGTGGTTCGCCCTTCAATGTGGACCTGCTGAAACCGGAACTCTTTGAGCTGGATCTGGTGGACGAGACGCGTCAGCGCGCTCTAGAGGATTACGGCATCAAACCCGATAACAAGCGATTCGGCGAACTCCACTTGACACCGTATCTGCGAAATGTGTGGTCCACTTTGAACAATGTCTACAGCGAGGATCGACTGACGGGCTTAAAGGCCACTTTGGGCATTAACTTGGGACACACCTCGGAGGCCTTGATGGCCAGCTCCCGCATTGAATCTCAGGTGCTCCAGTGGCCAGAGGGCATCAACAACTCCAACAAACTGATATGCTACAG GAGTGAGCAGCGCGACCTGGCCCTCCAACTTTGCGGTTGGGCCTTTGAGCAGGAGCTGGATCGCTTTATAGACCAGTTGTATGCAAACAAGGAGTACAGCCGGGCAGCCATGATCTGCGTGTTCCACTTGAAAATTTTCCATGCCTGCAACATCCTATCGTCGGCGGCGGACAACATGAGGGATCCCAGCATGTACAGGATCACCGTCATCGCCTTGTCCAGTTTCAATGCAGATCGCTGCAGTTCCACGTGGCGGAATCAGCGATCCAGCGCCAACATGCAGATACACGATCCACACTTAAGGGCTGTCTTCTCCTTTCTAACGATGGAGAAGGACAATTTTGATGCAGTGCTCAAAGAGGAAGGCGTTTCGTTATCAGACCGCATGGCCTTCGCCTGCAAATATCTATCGGAGACCAAGCTGGCTGACTATGTTGCGCAGCAAATCCAGGCGGCCATAGATGGTGGCGATCTAAATGGCTTGTTGCTCACTGGAGAGTCGCAGGACGGAATCGATATACTGCAGTCCTATATGGACACCAGCTTCGATGTGCAG ACGGTAGCCCTGGTGGCCATTAACTACTTCCGGCAAGAGCTTTTCGAGGACAAGCGCATCCAGTACTGGATCGCCAGCTACTTGGATCACCTCAATAGCTGGGGCTTGTGGGAGAAGCGGGCCGAGCTGGACATCAAGATCGAGAGCATCCGCCCATCCTCCCGCAGTTCCCGCACCGTATTTCTGTCGTGCAACTTTTGCGGCAAGTCTGTGTCCAACGCCTTGCTGGACGAGCCGCGTCCACggagcaccaccaccagcaccaacAGGCTCTCCTCATGCCCCAGCTGCCGGAAACCCCTGCCCCGCTGCTCGCTCTGCCTAATGCACATGGGCACAATGGTGAACATGAGCAATGGGGAGACCCCGACCACCACGCCCGACGTGCCCGGCTGGCAGACCAAGCCCTTCTCAAAGTGGTTTTCCTGGTGTCAGACCTGTCGCCACGGCGGACACACCGAGCACATCATGCAGTGGTTCAA GCAAAATTCAGAGTGCCCCGTGTCGTCGTGCAACTGCCGCTGCTTCGACATGGACGGCACCAAGCCGAACACATTGAGAGACATTTCCTAG
- the papi gene encoding papi, isoform B has product MLRNTPFGATPTYKLLLGFGLCSLGGAMLYAYFKTRNDEEEADSGGQRPASGIRGQTEEQKPQKEVCLKIVVDNEHVPLIMGRGGSNIKLIEEKTLAKIRLRDKDSGHKFCDISGVPDAVKAARALLIKEIERAPVVKVELQVPQRLASKINGRGGELLQEIRSSSLAKLNIDLNGRNGKAKITIIGNQKQVNIARKMLDDQIEEDEELVRSMEEVEQRREPRRSPTNSIASSMYSSQTSLSSHTQPRDKLMASKGEGKPMEVYVSAVASPTKFWVQLIGPQSKKLDSMVQEMTSYYSSAENRAKHVLTAPYVGQIVAAVFKFDEKWYRAEIVDIMPNQYNPKEQVIDLYFVDYGDSEYISPADICELRTDFLTLRFQAVECFLANVKSTIQTEPITWPKSSIAKFEELTEVAHWRKLIARVVTYKERPRATTAVSAAAKEGTPLPGVELFDPADNSELNIADLMITQGFALPLDDSYPVRSRSSTPSSNSDSTIEELCVSNPVTPLTPHSPMSMSIDVDSITQAENEHLAQQLQHLQHKLNGNDIKNINPAKLTATDLENGNNNNASTTNGASAH; this is encoded by the exons ATGTTGCGCAACACGCCTTTcggtgccacgcccacctacAAACTACTTCTGGGCTTCGGACTATGCTCCCTTGGGGGCGCCATGCTATATGCCTATTTCAAGACTCGAAACGACGAGGAGGAAGCGGACTCAGGTGGCCAACGGCCGGCATCCGGGATTAGAGGACAGACAGAGGAACAGAAGCCCCAGAAGGAAGTGTGCCTCAAAATCGTCGTGGACAACGAGCATGTGCCCCTGATAATGGGTCGCGGTGGATCCAATATCAAGTTGATTGAAGAAAAGACCCTGGCCAAGATAAGATTACG AGACAAAGACAGTGGCCACAAATTCTGCGACATTAGCGGCGTTCCCGATGCGGTTAAGGCGGCTCGAGCTCTGCTTATCAAGGAAATTGAACGTGCGCCCGTGGTGAAAGTGGAACTGCAGGTGCCCCAGAGGCTGGCCAGCAAAATTAACGGACGCGGCGGCGAGCTCCTCCAGGAGATCCGGAGCAGTTCGCTAGCCAAGCTGAATATCGATTTAAATGGGCGGAATGGAAAGGCCAAGATTACGATTATCGGCAATCAAAAGCAAGTGAACATAGCCCGAAAAATGCTGGATGATCAGATAGAGGAGGATGAGGAACTCGTGCGGTCCATGGAGGAGGTGGAACAGCGTCGGGAGCCCCGCAGATCTCCCACCAACAGCATTGCGTCCAGCATGTACTCCTCCCAGACATCCCTAAGCTCTCACACTCAGCCCAGAGACAAGCTAATGGCCTCCAAGGGCGAGGGTAAGCCAATGGAGGTTTATGTCTCCGCGGTGGCCTCGCCCACTAAATTCTGGGTTCAGCTTATCGGACCGCAGTCCAAGAAGCTCGATAGCATGGTCCAGGAGATGACCAGCTATTATAGTAGTGCTGAAAACAGGGCCAAGCACGTGCTGACTGCTCCATATGTGGGTCAGATTGTGGCAGCCGTGTTTAAGTTCGACGAGAAGTGGTATCGCGCAGAAATCGTGGACATTATGCCTAACCAGTACAATCCAAAGGAGCAGGTGATCGATCTCTACTTCGTGGACTATGGAGATAGCGAATATATTTCGCCAGCTGATATCTGCGAGCTGCGCACTGATTTCCTCACGCTCAG GTTCCAAGCCGTTGAATGCTTCTTGGCCAATGTAAAATCTACCATCCAGACGGAGCCTATTACGTGGCCAAAGTCTTCAATCGCAAAGTTCGAAGAGCTGACAGAGG TGGCACATTGGAGAAAGCTGATTGCTCGAGTGGTGACCTACAAGGAGCGTCCACGGGCAACCACCGCTGTAAGTGCTGCTGCCAAGGAGGGAACCCCGCTGCCCGGAGTGGAACTATTCGATCCAGCCGACAACTCTGAACTAAATATTGCCGATCTGATGATCACCCAGGGCTTTGCTCTGCCCCTGGACGATTCGTATCCAGTGCGGTCACGCTCCTCGACGCCCTCAAGTAACAGCGACTCCACCATTGAGGAGTTGTGCGTCAGCAATCCAGTGACTCCGCTTACGCCCCACTCACCTATGTCGATGTCCATTGATGTTGACAGCATTACGCAGGCGGAGAACGAGCACCTCgcccagcagctgcagcatttgCAGCATAAACTGAACGGAAACGacataaaaaacattaatcCGGCTAAACTGACGGCTACAGACCTCGAAAACGGGAATAACAATAATGCCAGCACCACAAATGGTGCTAGCGCGCATTAG
- the CG15387 gene encoding uncharacterized protein yields the protein MSYLTNFNSDTAKQILMDIIRCVNQPENSKKLSEAKASAGKEMILMMQHVFPLVMQLQLEVIKGHGFPGNREGLVQFSQLIREMERDDMEIVRLRSQIRAIYLPPIAINTTNDILI from the exons ATGTCCTACTTGACCAATTTCAACAGTGATACTGCCAAGCAAATTCTTATGGACATAATACGCTGTGTAAATCAGCCGGAAAACTCGAAGAAACTCTCAGAGGCAAAGGCTTCCGCTGGAAAAGAGATGATTCTCATGATGCAGCAC GTTTTTCCATTGGTGATGCAACTCCAACTGGAGGTCATTAAGGGTCATGGGTTTCCTGGAAACCGCGAGGGATTAGTCCAGTTCTCCCAGCTCATCAGAGAAATGGAAAGGGACGACATGGAAATCGTACGCCTGCGCAGTCAGATCCGCGCCATATACCTGCCCCCCATAGCTATAAACACCACCAACGACATCCTAATCTAA
- the sau gene encoding sauron, isoform D: MNRSDGLVRRSVKPRENGGAEGGLNANTPDDNQDALDNLKDQEDNIDDGDSKETRLTLMEEVLLLGLKDKEGYTSFWNDCISSGLRGCILIELGLRGRVMIEKSGMRRRGLCTRKLILKSDQQTGDVLLDEALKHIKETDPPETVQSWIEYLSGETWNPLKLRYQLKNVRERLAKNLVEKGVLTTEKQNFLLFDMTTHPLSDNVVKCRLVKKIQDSVLSKWVNDPQRMDKRMLALIFLAHASDVIENAFAPLNDDDYEVAMKRVRELLDLDFEAESAKPNANEILWAVFMAFTK; the protein is encoded by the exons ATGAATCGCTCCGACGGATTGGTGCGTCGCTCGGTGAAACCCCGCGAAAACGGTGGGGCGGAGGGTGGGTTGAATGCCAACACGCCGGACGACAACCAGGATGCACTGGACAACCTAAAGGACCAGGAGGACAATATCGACGATGGCGACTCCAAGGAAACACGACTAACGCTCATGGAGGAGGTTCTGCTGCTGGGACTCAAGGACAAGGAG GGCTACACATCTTTCTGGAACGACTGCATATCAAGCGGCTTGCGCGGATGCATTCTCATAGAGCTTGGACTGCGAGGTCGCGTGATGATCGAGAAATCTGGAATGCGGCGACGTGGTCTATGTACAAG GAAATTAATACTGAAATCGGATCAGCAGACGGGAGACGTTCTACTCGATGAGGCACTTAAACACATTAAGGAAACAGATCCCCCGGAGACGGTGCAGAGCTGGATTGAATATCTTAGTG GTGAAACCTGGAATCCGTTGAAATTGCGCTACCAACTGAAAAATGTACGCGAACGTCTGGCCAAAAATCTGGTGGAGAAGGGTGTGCTCACGACGGAAAAGCAAAATTTTCTACTCTTCGATATGACGACACATCCGCTGAGCGACAATGTTGTCAAATGTCGCCTGGTGAAGAAG ATCCAAGATTCTGTGCTCTCCAAGTGGGTCAACGATCCACAGCGCATGGACAAGCGGATGCTGGCGCTTATCTTCCTGGCGCACGCCAGCGATGTGATCGAGAACGCCTTCGCGCCGCTGAATGATGACGACTATGAGGTGGCCATGAAGCGGGTGCGGGAGCTGCTGGATCTCGACTTCGAAGCCGAGTCGGCCAAGCCGAATGCGAACGAAATTCTGTGGGCGGTGTTCATGGCGTTCACGAAATAG